The following proteins come from a genomic window of Leucoraja erinacea ecotype New England chromosome 1, Leri_hhj_1, whole genome shotgun sequence:
- the rpl34 gene encoding 60S ribosomal protein L34 codes for MAAPSDTPAHWLRFGVDLRPPSASSFLFRCGRLQLLKMVQRLTYRRRLSYNTTSNKKRLSRTPGNRIVFLYTKKVGKAPKSACGICPGRLRGIRAVRPKVLMRLSKTKKHVSRAYGGSMCAKCVRDRIKRAFLIEEQKIVVKVLKAQAQSQKAK; via the exons ATGGCGGCCCCCAGCGACACTCCCGCTCATTGGCTCCGCTTTGGTGTTGACCTCCGACCCCCATCTGCTTCCTCCTTCCTTTTCCGGTGCGGCCGGCTGCAG CTTTTAAAGATGGTTCAGCGCCTGACATACCGTCGCAGGTTATCCTACAACACGACGTCCAACAAGAAAAGACT CTCCCGGACACCTGGAAACCGCATTGTGTTCCTGTACACCAAGAAAGTTGGCAAAGCACCAAAGTCCGCATGTGGGATCTGCCCTGGAAGACTCCGTGGT ATTCGGGCTGTTCGACCTAAGGTCCTCATGAGATTGTCGAAGACCAAGAAGCATGTTAGTAGAGCCTACGGCGGTTCAATGTGTGCCAAGTGTGTACGCGACAG GATTAAGCGTGCATTCCTTATTGAGGAACAGAAGATAGTGGTGAAGGTACTGAAGGCACAGGCACAGAGCCAGAAGGCAAAGTGA
- the LOC129701032 gene encoding S-phase kinase-associated protein 1-like, whose protein sequence is MPAIKLQSSDGEIFEVDVEIAKQSITIKTMLEDLGMDDGDDDPVPLPNVNAAILKKVIQWCTHHRDDPPPPEDDENKEKRTDDIPVWDQEFLKVDQGTLFELILAANYLDIKGLLDVTCKTVANMIKGKTPEEIRKTFNIKNDFTEEEEAQVRKENQWCEEK, encoded by the exons ATGCCAGCCATTAAACTGCAGAGTTCAGATGGAGAGATCTTTGAGGTCGACGTAGAAATAGCAAAACAATCCATCACTATCAAGACTATGTTGGAAG ATCTAGGAatggatgatggtgatgatgatccAGTTCCACTACCAAATGTGAATGCTGCTATACTGAAAAAG GTTATCCAGTGGTGCACACATCACCGGGATGATCCTCCACCACCAGAAGATGATGAAAACAAAGAGAAAAGGACTGATGACATTCCTGTGTGGGATCAAGAGTTTCTGAAAGTTGACCAGGGCACTCTCTTTGAATTAATTCTG GCGGCAAACTACCTTGATATAAAAGGGCTACTAGATGTAACTTGCAAAACAGTGGCCAACATGATTAAAGGAAAAACACCGGAAGAAATTCGCAAAACTTTCAATATCAAGAATGATTTTACTGAGGAAGAGGAAGCACAG GTACGGAAGGAGAACCAATGGTGCGAAGAGAAGTGA